In Halorientalis sp. LT38, a genomic segment contains:
- a CDS encoding quinone-dependent dihydroorotate dehydrogenase codes for MIYGLARPLLFRLPAETAHRSVHRLLGLADGTPIARALEKRYAVHDDRLAVEAFGQAFANPVGVAAGFDKNAEIPGALAALGFGFVEVGGVTAVPQDGNPRPRMFRLREDEALINRMGLNNDGAAVVGERLAATDAPVPVGVNIAKSEHVDPDDAPADYRETYERVAEGGDFFVVNVSCPNSQGFAELQNRDSMEAILGELQDAGAAPLLVKLSPDLPDPAVEDALDLVDELDLDGVVATNTTTDRPASLRSPNRAETGGLSGKPIEQRATEMVRFVAERTDVPVVGVGGVTSAEDAYRKIRAGASVVQLYTGLVYRGPSIAREINRGLLDLLDRDGFDHVSEAVGADLD; via the coding sequence GTGATCTACGGACTAGCCAGACCCCTGTTGTTCAGACTGCCCGCGGAGACCGCCCACCGGAGCGTCCACCGACTGCTCGGACTCGCGGACGGGACCCCCATCGCACGCGCGCTGGAGAAGCGATACGCCGTCCACGACGACCGACTCGCCGTCGAGGCCTTCGGCCAGGCGTTCGCCAATCCGGTCGGCGTCGCCGCCGGGTTCGACAAGAACGCCGAAATCCCCGGCGCGCTCGCCGCCCTCGGCTTCGGGTTCGTCGAGGTCGGCGGCGTCACCGCCGTGCCCCAGGACGGCAACCCCCGACCCCGGATGTTTCGCCTCCGCGAGGACGAGGCCCTGATCAACCGCATGGGCCTCAACAACGACGGGGCCGCCGTCGTCGGGGAGCGACTCGCCGCCACGGACGCCCCGGTCCCCGTCGGGGTGAACATCGCTAAGTCCGAACACGTGGATCCGGACGACGCGCCGGCGGACTACCGCGAGACCTACGAACGGGTGGCCGAGGGGGGTGACTTCTTCGTCGTCAACGTCTCCTGCCCGAACTCCCAGGGGTTCGCCGAGCTCCAGAACCGCGATTCGATGGAAGCGATCCTGGGCGAACTGCAGGACGCGGGTGCGGCCCCGCTCCTGGTCAAACTCTCGCCGGACCTCCCGGATCCGGCCGTCGAGGACGCCCTCGATCTGGTCGACGAACTGGACCTCGACGGCGTCGTCGCCACGAACACGACCACCGACCGCCCGGCCTCCCTGCGGAGTCCGAACCGCGCGGAGACGGGCGGCCTCTCGGGCAAGCCCATCGAGCAACGGGCCACCGAGATGGTCAGGTTCGTCGCCGAGCGCACGGACGTCCCGGTCGTCGGCGTCGGTGGCGTCACCAGCGCCGAAGACGCCTACCGGAAGATTCGCGCGGGCGCGAGCGTGGTCCAGTTGTACACCGGCCTCGTCTACCGCGGGCCGTCGATCGCCCGGGAGATCAACCGGGGCCTGCTCGACCTGCTGGACCGGGACGGGTTCGACCACGTGAGCGAGGCCGTCGGCGCCGACCTCGACTGA
- the endA gene encoding tRNA-intron lyase — translation MDATLSGGVVRAGRQAREQFHDARGYGHPDGQDLLLSPVEAAHLLYRGDLDAVDGMGFRDFLVSAACPDLHFLVYKDLRDRGFYLSPTSADWVDDESGADLVVYPRGKGPWDDEVAYRIRIVSERATVPAADLGDVVLAVVDEESEITYLETDRPEIEGSTDYDPPADVPGSLLEDRVLVWEPPEELYERGFYGQPLDRDGESVETLQLSLVEAAHLVRQGALALGTDGDDETAVVERGQRVEGDRFDRRLRVYAALREAGVVPKTGYKFGADFRTYADVESVSELSHSELLVRVVPEAHGFAPRDLALDVRLAGGVRKRMVFALTGPDGIAWLSAERLTP, via the coding sequence ATGGACGCGACGCTGTCCGGTGGCGTGGTCCGGGCCGGTCGACAGGCACGCGAGCAGTTCCACGACGCCCGCGGCTACGGCCACCCCGACGGCCAGGACCTGCTGCTTTCGCCCGTCGAGGCCGCACACCTGCTCTATCGCGGCGACCTGGACGCGGTCGACGGCATGGGCTTCCGCGACTTCCTGGTCTCGGCCGCCTGTCCGGACCTGCACTTCCTGGTGTACAAGGATCTGCGGGATCGGGGCTTTTACCTCTCGCCGACGAGCGCCGACTGGGTCGACGACGAGAGCGGCGCGGACCTGGTGGTCTACCCCCGCGGCAAGGGCCCCTGGGACGACGAGGTCGCCTACCGGATACGGATCGTCAGCGAGCGCGCGACGGTGCCGGCCGCCGATCTGGGCGACGTGGTGCTGGCGGTCGTCGACGAGGAGAGCGAGATCACCTATCTCGAGACCGACCGCCCCGAGATCGAGGGGTCGACCGACTACGACCCGCCGGCCGACGTGCCCGGCTCCCTCCTGGAGGACCGGGTGCTGGTCTGGGAGCCCCCCGAAGAACTCTACGAGCGGGGGTTCTACGGCCAGCCGCTGGACCGGGACGGCGAGTCGGTCGAGACGCTACAGCTCTCCCTCGTGGAGGCCGCCCACCTCGTTCGCCAGGGGGCACTCGCGCTGGGTACCGACGGGGACGACGAGACGGCGGTCGTCGAGCGCGGCCAGCGCGTCGAGGGCGACCGCTTCGACCGCCGGCTCCGGGTTTACGCCGCGCTCCGGGAGGCCGGGGTGGTTCCCAAGACCGGCTACAAGTTCGGTGCGGACTTCCGGACCTACGCGGACGTGGAGTCCGTCTCCGAACTGAGTCACTCCGAGTTGCTGGTGCGAGTGGTGCCCGAGGCGCACGGATTCGCGCCGCGGGACCTCGCGCTGGACGTGCGACTGGCCGGCGGCGTCCGCAAGCGGATGGTGTTCGCGCTCACTGGCCCGGACGGGATCGCGTGGCTCTCGGCCGAGCGGCTGACGCCGTGA
- a CDS encoding histidine kinase N-terminal 7TM domain-containing protein: MPWQVTPYTVLLSLSTLLGVAVTAVVWRERPKRGTTWLSATAFAITLWAAGQVVVVSTTAVEPRLLGNRLTMTGAIAIPSLFLLFTLAYTGRAEETSGSLRALIVLEPLVVIALVLVGHDLVSPEVTLALGRGEAFGAFGYDLMTAHYAFGNALLFVNEYFLYKMFLRSRNVFRKRTFFLLALLVVLHVSHLVTVLGLSPTPYYTLTPLGFLLFGTLSLVVTVSYRTLSFLPLQRVMALFGGHSKTLAPLARDQAIEEMGTGFLVVDHQGRIVDTNPLGKRMLGRSDSRVVGKDLETVIPPDLFVDGIPEFMTVAPGEVVNGRYTGLWIEPDDGDPRCFDVLVSALTEDGEMHGYVALIHDVTERERRKRVLERRTDELERQNDQLEDFAGIVSHDLRNPMNVIGGRLQIVDAGDDQEHLDEAEQALARMEAIVDDVLTFARLGKTIDDTEPLDLATLARDAWGNVDTRDATLDVEADVTVEASHGRLLQVFENLFRNAIEHAGPDVTVTVGTFDGGFYVADDGPGISPDDRERVLEQGFSSRPEGTGFGLAIVRTIVEAHGWEITVTESDGGSEDDQRSSSGGARFEITGEIRPGERDTGPNPSDR, from the coding sequence ATGCCCTGGCAGGTCACGCCGTACACCGTCCTGTTGTCGCTGTCGACGCTGCTCGGGGTCGCGGTCACGGCCGTCGTCTGGCGGGAGCGCCCGAAGCGTGGGACGACCTGGCTCTCGGCGACGGCGTTCGCGATCACGCTCTGGGCGGCCGGGCAGGTGGTCGTCGTCTCGACGACGGCAGTCGAACCGCGCCTGCTCGGCAACCGTCTCACCATGACCGGTGCCATCGCCATCCCGTCGTTGTTCCTGCTCTTTACCCTCGCCTACACGGGCCGGGCCGAGGAGACGAGCGGGTCCCTGCGGGCACTGATCGTCCTCGAACCGCTCGTCGTGATCGCCCTCGTCCTCGTCGGCCACGACCTCGTCTCCCCGGAGGTGACGCTCGCCCTGGGCCGGGGCGAAGCGTTCGGTGCCTTCGGGTACGACCTCATGACCGCCCACTACGCGTTCGGCAACGCCCTGCTGTTCGTCAACGAGTACTTCCTCTACAAGATGTTCCTGCGCTCCCGGAACGTCTTCCGCAAGCGCACCTTCTTCCTGCTCGCCCTGCTCGTCGTCTTGCACGTCTCCCATCTCGTGACCGTACTCGGGCTGAGCCCGACGCCGTACTACACGCTCACCCCGCTTGGCTTCCTGCTGTTCGGGACCCTCTCGCTCGTGGTGACGGTCAGCTACCGGACGCTCTCCTTCCTGCCGCTCCAGCGGGTCATGGCGCTGTTCGGCGGCCACTCCAAGACTCTCGCGCCGCTGGCGCGGGATCAGGCCATCGAGGAGATGGGCACCGGCTTCCTCGTCGTCGACCACCAGGGTCGGATCGTCGATACCAACCCGCTCGGCAAGCGGATGCTCGGGCGGAGCGACAGCCGCGTCGTCGGGAAGGACCTCGAGACCGTGATCCCACCGGATCTCTTCGTGGACGGGATCCCGGAGTTCATGACCGTCGCCCCCGGCGAGGTGGTCAACGGGCGGTACACGGGCCTCTGGATCGAACCCGACGACGGCGATCCTCGCTGTTTCGACGTGCTCGTGAGCGCGCTCACCGAGGACGGCGAGATGCACGGGTACGTCGCGTTGATCCACGACGTGACCGAACGCGAGCGCCGCAAGCGCGTGCTCGAACGACGCACCGACGAACTCGAACGGCAGAACGACCAGCTCGAGGACTTCGCCGGCATCGTCTCCCACGACCTCCGCAACCCGATGAACGTCATCGGCGGCCGACTCCAGATCGTCGACGCCGGCGACGACCAGGAACACCTCGACGAGGCCGAGCAGGCGCTCGCCCGGATGGAAGCGATCGTCGACGACGTGTTGACCTTCGCCCGTCTGGGCAAGACCATCGACGACACCGAACCCCTCGACCTCGCGACGCTCGCCAGGGACGCCTGGGGGAACGTCGACACGAGAGACGCCACGCTCGACGTCGAGGCCGACGTGACCGTCGAGGCGTCCCACGGTCGGCTCCTGCAGGTGTTCGAGAACCTCTTTCGCAATGCGATCGAGCACGCCGGTCCGGACGTGACCGTCACCGTCGGGACGTTCGACGGCGGCTTCTACGTCGCCGACGACGGCCCCGGCATCAGCCCGGACGACCGGGAGCGAGTCCTCGAACAGGGATTCAGTTCGAGACCCGAGGGCACGGGCTTCGGCCTCGCGATCGTCCGCACCATCGTCGAAGCCCACGGCTGGGAGATCACCGTCACAGAGAGCGATGGGGGCTCGGAAGACGACCAGCGGTCCTCTTCCGGTGGTGCAAGGTTCGAGATCACCGGCGAAATCCGCCCCGGCGAGCGGGATACCGGGCCGAACCCGAGTGACCGCTAG
- a CDS encoding tryptophan--tRNA ligase yields MTREPDTDADEPTPDDRPAADADRAVTDGGAAGADDVTLDPWGSSTVSDYRKLFEEFGIEGFDDVLDEVPDPHYLMRRGVIFGHRDYRPVARAMRDDEPWAALSGFMPTGDPHIGHKMVFDEIIWHQQQGGDAYALIADLEAHSARGLSWDEIDEHTRNYVLSLLALGFDPKEGDLYRQSTNREVQDLAFELGIEANFSEFQAIYGFDGETDVSHMQSVVTQMADILYPQLDEPKPTVIPVGPDQDPHMRFARDLSTRMRFFKVTDAFASFELTDAERELVAIAYDHREEFAADPDTPRCGEAAAWLADYETNATDARDAAVEKLDNAGKEPLRPRVRFLDRNATDAAFDALIEAIDGEKRRYEGHVDAFDLDHDVAEELARDVEVDNGGYGFQPPSSIYHRFMTGLTGGKMSSSIPASHISLLDDPEEGYDKVKSATTGGRETAEEQREKGGRADECPVYELYAYLLSGDDDEFAKEVYDECVGGERLCGGCKEQAAELMEEFLEDHQEKRAEWEAKLEELDFEIDSDRKRAGGD; encoded by the coding sequence ATGACACGCGAACCCGACACCGACGCTGACGAACCGACTCCGGACGACCGACCAGCGGCCGATGCCGACCGTGCAGTGACGGACGGCGGGGCTGCGGGCGCCGACGACGTGACCCTCGACCCGTGGGGCTCCTCGACGGTCTCCGACTACCGCAAACTGTTCGAGGAGTTCGGCATCGAGGGGTTCGACGACGTGCTGGACGAGGTGCCCGACCCCCACTACCTGATGCGCCGGGGGGTCATCTTCGGCCACCGGGACTACCGCCCCGTCGCGCGAGCGATGCGCGACGACGAGCCCTGGGCCGCCCTCTCGGGGTTCATGCCAACCGGCGACCCCCACATCGGGCACAAGATGGTCTTCGACGAGATCATCTGGCACCAGCAGCAGGGCGGGGATGCCTACGCCCTGATCGCGGATCTGGAGGCCCACAGCGCCCGCGGGCTCTCGTGGGACGAGATCGACGAGCACACCCGGAACTACGTCCTGAGTTTGCTCGCGCTGGGGTTCGACCCCAAGGAGGGCGACCTCTACCGCCAGTCTACCAACCGCGAGGTGCAGGATCTGGCCTTCGAACTGGGTATCGAGGCGAACTTCTCGGAGTTCCAGGCCATCTACGGCTTCGACGGGGAGACGGACGTCTCGCACATGCAGTCGGTCGTCACGCAGATGGCCGACATCCTCTATCCCCAGCTCGACGAGCCCAAACCCACGGTGATCCCCGTCGGGCCGGACCAGGACCCGCACATGCGCTTCGCCCGGGACCTGTCGACCCGGATGCGCTTCTTCAAGGTGACCGACGCGTTCGCGAGCTTCGAGCTGACCGACGCCGAGCGGGAACTCGTGGCGATCGCCTACGACCACCGCGAGGAGTTCGCGGCGGACCCGGACACGCCCCGGTGTGGCGAGGCCGCCGCGTGGCTGGCCGACTACGAGACGAACGCGACCGACGCCCGCGACGCCGCCGTCGAGAAACTCGACAACGCGGGGAAGGAACCGCTCCGGCCCAGGGTGCGCTTCCTCGACCGCAACGCGACCGACGCGGCGTTCGACGCCCTGATCGAGGCCATCGACGGCGAGAAGCGCCGGTACGAGGGCCACGTCGACGCCTTCGACCTCGATCACGACGTGGCCGAGGAACTGGCCCGCGACGTCGAGGTCGACAACGGGGGATACGGATTCCAGCCGCCGTCCTCGATCTACCACCGGTTCATGACCGGCCTGACCGGTGGCAAGATGTCATCCTCGATCCCGGCGAGTCACATCAGCCTGCTCGACGACCCCGAGGAGGGCTACGACAAGGTGAAATCCGCGACGACGGGCGGCCGCGAGACCGCCGAGGAACAGCGCGAGAAGGGTGGAAGGGCCGACGAGTGTCCGGTGTACGAACTGTACGCCTACCTGCTCTCCGGTGACGACGACGAGTTCGCGAAGGAGGTCTACGACGAGTGTGTCGGCGGCGAGCGCCTCTGTGGCGGCTGCAAGGAACAGGCCGCCGAGCTGATGGAAGAGTTCCTCGAGGACCACCAGGAGAAACGCGCGGAGTGGGAGGCGAAGCTCGAGGAACTGGACTTCGAGATCGACTCCGACCGCAAGCGGGCCGGCGGCGACTGA
- a CDS encoding histidine kinase N-terminal 7TM domain-containing protein, producing MGWQIAPLSVPLALSGALGLAVAALVWRERPKAGSTWLSFAALAVTLWAFGQVIVVSHTDQAVRLLGSGLTVAGMVFTPPLWLFFSLQYTGRGDRAGPLLIVLLLLEPTVLSALALVGSELMFAPGSLEAGAAGASLFVTYGPLLIAQHAWGYGLLFVSEALLVAMFLRSRNVFRKRTFFLLSLIVALHACQFLSVAGLSPTPYQTLTPLGFLLFGALSLLALVSYRSYEFLPLERLMRLAGRHSKSLTPIARERAIEEMATGFMVIDHAGRIVDINPMGKRILAREDDRVVGKRIASVIPPEIFVDGTPGFFEAAGDGSADGSGRHTGIWVETPAGEQRCFDVLVTRLGDDEASGTVALIHDVTERERRKRRLREQNRELKRQNEQLDNFASIVSHDLRNPMTVADGRLDLIERDTDSEHVAPAKNALDRMREIVDDVLTLARSGQSVSETDPVELGDTAREAWETVATKEGSLTVAIDRVVEGDHGRLLQMFENFFRNAVEHADPRVTVTVGELDDGFYVADDGPGIPPEQRDRALEEGFTTSEDGTGFGLTIIQTIVEAHGWEITVTESEAGGARFEITGEAFRTEQDVAAVAD from the coding sequence ATGGGATGGCAGATCGCGCCGCTGTCGGTCCCGCTCGCGCTCTCGGGAGCGCTCGGGCTGGCCGTCGCGGCGCTGGTCTGGCGGGAGCGACCCAAAGCCGGCTCGACCTGGCTGTCCTTCGCCGCCCTGGCCGTCACCCTCTGGGCGTTCGGGCAGGTGATCGTCGTCTCCCACACCGACCAGGCGGTGCGCCTGCTGGGAAGCGGCCTGACCGTGGCCGGGATGGTGTTCACGCCGCCGCTCTGGCTGTTTTTCTCCCTCCAGTACACCGGCCGCGGCGATCGGGCCGGGCCCCTGCTCATCGTCCTCCTCCTGCTCGAGCCGACGGTACTGAGCGCGCTCGCGCTGGTCGGCTCCGAACTCATGTTCGCCCCCGGGTCGCTCGAGGCGGGCGCAGCCGGCGCGTCGCTGTTCGTGACGTACGGACCGCTCCTGATCGCCCAGCACGCGTGGGGGTACGGGCTCCTGTTCGTCAGCGAGGCGCTGCTGGTCGCGATGTTCTTGCGGTCCCGGAACGTCTTCCGCAAGCGCACCTTCTTCCTCCTCTCGCTGATCGTCGCCCTCCACGCCTGTCAGTTCCTCAGCGTCGCCGGGCTGAGTCCGACGCCCTACCAGACGCTCACTCCCCTCGGCTTCCTGCTGTTCGGCGCGCTCTCACTGCTGGCGCTGGTGAGCTACCGGAGTTACGAGTTCCTGCCGCTCGAGCGACTCATGCGACTGGCCGGCCGCCACTCCAAGAGCCTCACCCCCATCGCCCGAGAGCGCGCCATCGAGGAGATGGCGACTGGCTTCATGGTGATCGACCACGCGGGCCGGATCGTCGACATCAACCCGATGGGCAAGCGCATCCTCGCGCGGGAGGACGACCGCGTCGTCGGCAAGCGGATCGCGTCTGTCATCCCCCCGGAGATCTTCGTCGACGGCACGCCGGGCTTCTTCGAGGCCGCGGGGGACGGATCGGCCGACGGCAGCGGCCGCCACACCGGCATCTGGGTCGAAACGCCCGCGGGCGAGCAGCGCTGTTTCGACGTGCTGGTGACGCGACTCGGCGACGACGAGGCCTCGGGCACCGTGGCGCTCATCCACGACGTCACCGAACGGGAACGCCGCAAGCGCCGGCTCCGCGAACAGAACCGGGAGCTGAAACGCCAGAACGAACAGCTCGACAACTTCGCCAGCATCGTCTCCCACGACCTCCGCAACCCGATGACGGTCGCCGACGGTCGCCTCGACCTGATCGAACGCGACACCGACAGCGAGCACGTCGCGCCCGCCAAGAACGCCCTCGACCGGATGCGCGAGATCGTCGACGACGTGTTGACGCTGGCCCGCAGCGGCCAGTCCGTCAGCGAGACCGATCCCGTCGAACTCGGCGACACGGCCAGGGAAGCCTGGGAGACCGTCGCGACGAAAGAGGGCTCGCTCACCGTCGCGATCGACCGCGTCGTCGAGGGCGATCACGGCCGCCTCCTGCAGATGTTCGAGAACTTCTTCCGCAACGCGGTGGAACACGCCGACCCACGCGTGACCGTCACCGTCGGCGAACTCGACGACGGCTTCTACGTCGCCGACGACGGCCCCGGCATCCCCCCGGAGCAGCGCGACCGGGCGCTCGAAGAGGGGTTCACGACGAGCGAGGACGGCACCGGCTTCGGCCTCACGATCATCCAGACCATCGTCGAGGCCCACGGCTGGGAGATCACCGTCACCGAAAGCGAGGCGGGCGGCGCGCGCTTCGAGATCACCGGCGAGGCCTTCCGCACCGAACAGGACGTGGCCGCGGTCGCCGACTGA
- a CDS encoding phenylalanine--tRNA ligase subunit alpha, which translates to MKLPQAQVAVLEAASADDERTIDRVADQAGLKPETATGAAFELEAAGLLTVTERTTSDVELTEEAETYVEHGLPELRLYEAAVDAGADEGPVQMGQVIGASGLEGDAVDIALSNYARKGYGEIDSGEITADPNADPEADDEATTLDALAEGAGAYARETALKDLDNRGLIEQTETVIRSVTLTDDGVTAMMEGVETAETVGQLTSEMLTSGEWAEADFAEYNVEADAERVVPGRKHALREMAERVKDVLVGMGFQEMQGPHVDADFWINDCLFMPQDHPARNHWDRFALDEPERIDELPADLVERVERAHREGVGPDGEGYHSPWDLDFAKALALRGHTTSLTARHLSGEAVGELEPPQRFFSIEKAYRNDTLDATHLLEFFQIEGWVMAEDLSVRDLMGTFTEFYEQFGITDVEFKPHYNPYTEPSFELFGRHPETGELIEIGNSGIFRPEMLEPLGVDCDVMAWGLALERLFMLATGAEDIRDVHGTLVDLEFLREEEVTY; encoded by the coding sequence ATGAAACTGCCACAGGCACAGGTCGCGGTCCTCGAGGCCGCGAGCGCAGACGACGAACGGACGATCGATCGGGTCGCCGACCAGGCGGGCCTCAAGCCCGAGACGGCGACGGGGGCGGCCTTCGAACTCGAGGCGGCCGGCCTGCTCACCGTCACCGAGCGCACGACCAGCGACGTCGAACTGACCGAGGAGGCAGAGACCTACGTCGAGCACGGCCTGCCGGAACTGCGGCTCTACGAGGCGGCCGTCGACGCGGGGGCCGACGAGGGGCCCGTGCAGATGGGGCAGGTCATCGGTGCCTCCGGGCTGGAGGGCGACGCCGTCGACATCGCGCTGTCGAACTACGCCCGGAAGGGCTACGGCGAGATCGACAGCGGCGAGATCACGGCCGACCCCAACGCTGACCCCGAGGCCGACGACGAGGCGACGACGCTCGACGCGCTGGCCGAGGGCGCGGGCGCGTACGCGCGAGAAACCGCCCTGAAAGATCTGGACAACCGCGGGCTGATCGAGCAGACCGAGACGGTGATCCGCTCGGTGACGCTGACCGACGACGGCGTCACGGCGATGATGGAGGGGGTCGAGACCGCCGAGACGGTGGGCCAGCTCACCTCGGAGATGCTCACCAGCGGCGAGTGGGCCGAGGCCGACTTCGCGGAGTACAACGTCGAGGCCGACGCCGAACGGGTCGTCCCCGGGCGCAAGCATGCGCTGCGGGAGATGGCCGAACGGGTGAAAGACGTGCTCGTCGGGATGGGCTTTCAGGAGATGCAGGGGCCACACGTCGACGCGGACTTCTGGATCAACGACTGCCTGTTCATGCCCCAGGACCACCCGGCGCGGAACCACTGGGATCGCTTCGCCCTCGACGAACCCGAGCGGATCGACGAGTTGCCAGCGGACCTGGTCGAGCGGGTCGAGCGCGCCCACCGCGAGGGCGTCGGTCCTGACGGGGAGGGCTATCACTCCCCCTGGGACCTGGACTTCGCGAAGGCGCTGGCACTGCGCGGGCACACCACGTCGCTGACGGCTCGCCACCTCTCGGGGGAGGCCGTGGGCGAACTGGAACCGCCCCAGCGCTTCTTCTCCATCGAGAAGGCCTACCGCAACGACACGCTGGACGCGACCCACCTGCTCGAGTTCTTCCAGATCGAGGGCTGGGTGATGGCCGAGGACCTCTCGGTGCGTGACCTGATGGGGACGTTCACCGAGTTCTACGAGCAGTTCGGGATCACGGACGTCGAGTTCAAGCCACACTACAACCCCTACACGGAGCCGAGCTTCGAGCTGTTCGGCCGCCATCCCGAGACGGGCGAGTTGATCGAGATCGGCAACTCCGGGATCTTCCGCCCGGAGATGCTGGAACCGCTGGGCGTCGACTGCGACGTGATGGCGTGGGGGCTGGCGCTCGAACGTCTGTTCATGCTCGCGACCGGCGCCGAGGACATCCGCGACGTCCACGGGACGCTCGTGGATCTCGAGTTCCTGCGCGAGGAGGAGGTGACCTACTGA
- a CDS encoding non-histone chromosomal MC1 family protein, which yields MARDQDKRNFALRETNGDESSVFSGGTPRQAALKAARRLDPADSESAADRTELKLREKGTHKVHIYEGWAWEEEAPDDKPDWMPTEITKGNVEKQGVEHLEEI from the coding sequence ATGGCACGTGACCAAGACAAGCGCAACTTCGCGCTGCGAGAAACGAACGGAGACGAGTCTAGCGTCTTCTCCGGCGGCACACCACGGCAGGCGGCACTGAAGGCCGCCCGACGACTCGATCCGGCCGACAGCGAGTCGGCCGCCGATCGAACGGAGCTCAAACTCCGCGAGAAGGGCACCCACAAGGTCCACATCTACGAAGGGTGGGCCTGGGAAGAGGAAGCCCCCGACGACAAGCCGGACTGGATGCCGACCGAGATCACCAAAGGTAACGTGGAGAAACAGGGCGTCGAACACCTGGAAGAGATCTGA
- the pheT gene encoding phenylalanine--tRNA ligase subunit beta has translation MPTVEIDPDELRHLTGHDEKDDEELKEDLFGLGLEFEGETDDGEFELEFAPDRLDRLSVEGVARSLRYQYGDDRGVYVPNVNDAEWTIRVEDVPEDRPYVTGAIVRGLDMDEESLDSLIQLQEKLHATMGRQRVKGAIGVHDLTMLKGETLDPDDDAAKSVTYTGVDGDEETMVPLEGDQELTLNEVLDVHHIGQEYADLVEEYESMPAIYDEVGLFSFPPVVNGRRTEVDEGSRDLFVEMTGTDQWTVDKMLAIVCYALDARGGRIEEIRVEYTDDAPETPAAGSELVRPDLATKAKTVEHDAVETMLGVDLGERDVVDLIERAGMDAETTETDDGAAAYRVDVPPYRVDVLHPVDLIDDVGRAYGFNELEPRYPDVSTVGGRHERSRLENAVREALVGQGFEDLLNFHLIDEEQNYERLEIEPGSDAFGGGEAVTIEQPYSEDFTMVRSWALPSIMMVLENNTHRAYPQDLAEVGFSAHVDESENTKVAERRTVAAALCHAGASYEDAKAALSALVEAFDADLETPATDHPSFIDGRTASVVIDGEAVGVVGEIHPEVIVEHDVELPIAAFEFELAALR, from the coding sequence ATGCCGACCGTCGAGATCGACCCCGACGAACTGCGCCACCTGACCGGCCACGACGAGAAAGACGACGAGGAACTGAAGGAGGATCTGTTCGGCCTGGGCCTCGAGTTCGAGGGCGAGACCGACGACGGCGAGTTCGAACTGGAGTTCGCCCCCGACCGGCTCGATCGCCTCTCCGTCGAGGGCGTGGCGCGCTCGCTGCGCTACCAGTACGGCGACGACCGCGGCGTCTACGTGCCGAACGTCAACGACGCCGAGTGGACGATCCGGGTCGAGGACGTGCCCGAGGACCGCCCGTACGTCACCGGTGCCATCGTCCGCGGGCTGGACATGGACGAAGAGTCGCTCGACTCGCTGATCCAGCTCCAGGAGAAACTCCACGCGACGATGGGCCGCCAGCGCGTGAAGGGGGCCATCGGCGTCCACGACCTGACGATGCTGAAAGGGGAGACGCTGGACCCCGACGACGACGCCGCGAAGTCGGTCACCTACACCGGCGTCGACGGCGACGAAGAGACGATGGTCCCCCTCGAGGGCGACCAGGAACTCACCCTGAACGAGGTGCTCGACGTCCACCACATCGGCCAGGAGTACGCGGACCTGGTCGAAGAGTACGAATCGATGCCGGCCATCTACGACGAGGTCGGGCTGTTCTCGTTCCCGCCGGTTGTCAACGGCCGCCGGACCGAGGTCGACGAGGGCTCCCGTGACCTCTTCGTCGAGATGACGGGGACCGACCAGTGGACGGTCGACAAGATGCTGGCGATCGTCTGCTACGCCCTGGACGCCCGGGGCGGCCGGATCGAAGAGATACGCGTCGAGTACACCGACGACGCGCCCGAGACTCCAGCGGCCGGGAGCGAACTCGTCCGGCCGGACCTGGCGACGAAGGCGAAAACCGTCGAACACGACGCGGTCGAGACGATGCTGGGCGTCGACCTCGGCGAGCGCGACGTGGTCGACCTGATCGAGCGTGCGGGCATGGACGCCGAGACCACGGAGACAGACGACGGCGCGGCGGCCTACCGGGTCGACGTGCCGCCCTACCGGGTCGACGTCCTCCACCCGGTCGACCTGATCGACGACGTGGGTCGGGCCTACGGGTTCAACGAACTCGAACCCCGGTATCCGGACGTCTCGACGGTCGGCGGTCGCCACGAGCGCTCGCGGCTGGAAAACGCCGTCCGCGAGGCGCTGGTCGGGCAGGGGTTCGAGGACCTGCTGAACTTCCACCTGATCGACGAGGAACAGAACTACGAACGGCTCGAAATCGAACCGGGCTCGGACGCGTTCGGCGGCGGCGAGGCCGTCACGATCGAACAGCCCTACAGCGAGGACTTCACGATGGTCCGCTCGTGGGCGCTGCCCTCGATCATGATGGTTCTGGAGAACAACACGCACCGCGCGTACCCGCAGGACCTCGCGGAGGTGGGCTTCTCGGCCCACGTGGACGAATCCGAGAACACGAAGGTTGCGGAACGGCGGACCGTCGCGGCGGCGCTGTGTCACGCCGGCGCTTCCTACGAGGACGCCAAGGCGGCGCTGTCGGCGCTGGTCGAGGCCTTCGACGCGGACCTCGAGACGCCGGCGACCGACCACCCGTCGTTCATCGACGGGCGGACCGCGAGCGTCGTCATCGACGGCGAGGCCGTCGGGGTCGTCGGCGAGATCCACCCCGAGGTCATCGTCGAACACGACGTCGAACTGCCGATCGCGGCGTTCGAGTTCGAACTGGCGGCGCTGCGGTAG